Proteins encoded together in one Ipomoea triloba cultivar NCNSP0323 chromosome 4, ASM357664v1 window:
- the LOC116016182 gene encoding zinc finger protein ZAT12-like: MAVLKRSNRDDDVESLAMANCVMLISRMDEEQIAMSGRVYECKTCRKKFHSFQALGGHRASHKRPRMPSEKKHVCTVCGLEFERGQALGGHMNNLHSDSKVVVKEQQEEKEEDSSPDSIKVVVSWDLNLTPHENETTELILAAEIRLN, from the exons atgGCGGTGCTAAAGAGGAGCAATAGAGACGATGATGTGGAGAGCTTAGCGATGGCGAATTGTGTGATGTTGATATCTCGTATGGACGAGGAACAGATAGCGATGTCGGGTCGGGTTTACGAGTGCAAGACTTGCCGGAAAAAGTTTCATTCGTTCCAAGCCCTAGGCGGGCACAGGGCGAGCCACAAGCGGCCGAGGATGCCGAGTGAGAAGAAACATGTGTGCACTGTTTGCGGGTTGGAGTTCGAGAGAGGCCAGGCTTTGGGCGGCCACATGA ATAATCTGCATAGTGATTCCAAGGTTGTCGTCAAGGAACAACAGGAGGAGAAGGAGGAGGATTCATCGCCGGACAGCATTAAGGTTGTGGTTTCTTGGGATTTGAATTTGACTCCGCACGAGAATGAAACCACAGAATTGATTCTAGCCGCAGAGATTCGCTTAAATTGA
- the LOC116016370 gene encoding uncharacterized protein LOC116016370, with the protein MSFHGKEFWIPKGVGHPVDGDTVFDGSSRLEAKRTHQWLSEATEPELISNKKQAVDASVSKSASGIALASSLSWENSSTFQSVPNQFMDRLFGSDATGSVSLGERNLSPAGTDSNLRKKVIDEQFGNDSFVGLSMSYGIEEPETCISYSGLRKVKVNQVKDSDDGLNAHMEQNLGLPMNQVFSEGSETTFIPMGQGYGKQDENVSLIDHSYDSHDANMRQIDSTLEKDGNNSLSRIHSFKKGDSSTIFFGGYQEEPDLDALGRPISSYDYFYNQSTVQSSETEGNKELDGLNVNTTVCTTQVIQPRIDPVPKNKPEAKPAAKKEAPNSFPSNVRSLIATGMLDGVPVKYISVSREELRGVIKGSGYLCGCQSCNYSKALNAYEFERHAGCKTKHPNNHIYFENGKTIYQIVQELRSTREGELFDAIQTVTGSPINQKAFRIWKESYQAATRELQRIYGKEELNM; encoded by the exons ATG TCTTTCCATGGCAAGGAATTTTGGATACCGAAAGGGGTTGGGCATCCAGTGGATGGTGACACAGTGTTTGATGGCTCATCTAGACTTGAAGCAAAGCGTACTCACCAGTGGCTATCTGAAGCTACTGAACCGGaactaatttctaataaaaaacaAGCTGTTGATGCGTCAGTCAGCAAGTCAGCTTCAGGGATTGCTCTGGCAAGTTCTCTATCTTGGGAGAATTCATCTACTTTTCAGTCAGTGCCAAACCAATTCATGGATCGGCTTTTTGGATCTGATGCAACAGGGTCCGTAAGTTTAGGTGAAAGAAACTTGTCTCCTGCTGGCACAGATTCCAATTTGAGGAAAAAGGTGATTGATGAACAGTTTGGAAACGattcatttgttggtttgtcAATGTCTTACGGCATTGAAGAACCAGAGACCTGCATTAGTTACAGTGGACTTAGAAAAGTAAAAGTGAATCAGGttaaggactctgatgatggcTTAAATGCACACATGGAACAAAATCTTGGTTTGCCCATGAATCAGGTGTTCAGTGAGGGATCTGAAACCACTTTCATACCAATGGGGCAAGGTTATGGTAAGCAAGATGAAAATGTCTCATTGATTGATCATTCCTATGACAGCCATGATGCAAATATGAGACAAATAGATTCCACCTTGGAGAAAGATGGTAATAATTCATTATCACGCATTCACTCATTCAAGAAAGGGGACTCTAGTACAATATTCTTTGGTGGATATCAAGAGGAACCTGATCTTGATGCTCTGGGAAGACCAATTAGTAGCTATGACTATTTTTATAATCAATCTACAGTACAATCATCAGAAACAGAAGGTAACAAGGAGTTAGATGGGTTGAACGTGAATACAACTGTTTGCACCACTCAAGTGATTCAACCCAGAATTGATCCTGTGCCTAAGAATAAGCCAGAAGCAAAACCTGCTGCTAAGAAAGAAGCTCCAAACAGTTTTCCATCAAATGTTAGAAGTTTGATTGCAACTGGAATGCTTGATGGGGTGCCTGTAAAATATATCTCTGTTTCTCGAGAG GAGCTGCGTGGGGTTATAAAAGGTTCAGGATATCTGTGTGGTTGCCAATCATGTAACTATTCTAAG GCACTTAATGCTTATGAATTTGAGCGTCACGCTGGTTGCAAGACAAAGCACCCAAACAATCACATATACTTTGAGAATGGTAAGACCATTTATCAGATTGTCCAAGAGCTAAGAAGCACGAGAGAGGGTGAGTTGTTTGATGCAATTCAGACTGTGACTGGTTCCCCAATCAACCAAAAAGCTTTCAGAATTTGGAAAG AGTCGTACCAGGCTGCCACTCGGGAGCTTCAGCGGATATATGGGAAGGAAGAACTAAATATGTAG